In one Alnus glutinosa chromosome 12, dhAlnGlut1.1, whole genome shotgun sequence genomic region, the following are encoded:
- the LOC133851755 gene encoding uncharacterized protein LOC133851755 isoform X1, which yields MRSLYFTPPATPIPIRNPRISLTNGAPELCFPVSFQPIQPLKHSFTVLKSQSHPNPQSNAHGGGGGEEDPDAQDAQVQDLRVPEHWSVPSKALEPVFQESEWLRVTLHKWLDDEYCPEETNVEISKVAAKSYYESLLQKQTDLGEILLKMAKELESISYQESFHGAFSSANAAVSLIVQRIEQV from the exons ATGAGGTCATTGTATTTCACTCCACCAGCTACACCCATTCCAATCCGTAATCCTCGTATATCACTCACAAATGGCGCTCCTGAGCTGTGTTTCCCGGTTTCATTTCAGCCAATTCAGCCTCTTAAACATTCATTCACTGTTCTAAAATCTCAGTCTCATCCAAACCCACAGAGCAACGCAcatggaggaggaggaggagaagaagaccCAGATGCCCAAGATGCTCAAGTTCAAGACCTGAGGGTCCCAGAGCATTGGTCGGTCCCATCCAAGGCCTTGGAG CCTGTTTTTCAGGAATCCGAGTGGCTCAGGGTTACCCTGCATAAATGGTTGGATGATGAGTATTGTCCAGAGGAAACCAATGTGGAAATCAGCAAGGTTGCTGCCAAGTCATACTACGAGTCTCTGCTACAGAAACAAACCGACCTGGGCGAAATATTGTTGAAGATGGCCAAAGAATTGGAATCTATTTCCTATCAAGAAAGCTTTCATGGGGCATTCTCCTCCGCAAATGCAGCGGTGAGCTTAATTGTCCAACGTATAGAGCAGGTCTAG
- the LOC133851755 gene encoding uncharacterized protein LOC133851755 isoform X2, with protein sequence MRSLYFTPPATPIPIRNPRISLTNGAPELCFPVSFQPIQPLKHSFTVLKSQSHPNPQSNAHGGGGGEEDPDAQDAQVQDLRVPEHWSVPSKALEESEWLRVTLHKWLDDEYCPEETNVEISKVAAKSYYESLLQKQTDLGEILLKMAKELESISYQESFHGAFSSANAAVSLIVQRIEQV encoded by the exons ATGAGGTCATTGTATTTCACTCCACCAGCTACACCCATTCCAATCCGTAATCCTCGTATATCACTCACAAATGGCGCTCCTGAGCTGTGTTTCCCGGTTTCATTTCAGCCAATTCAGCCTCTTAAACATTCATTCACTGTTCTAAAATCTCAGTCTCATCCAAACCCACAGAGCAACGCAcatggaggaggaggaggagaagaagaccCAGATGCCCAAGATGCTCAAGTTCAAGACCTGAGGGTCCCAGAGCATTGGTCGGTCCCATCCAAGGCCTTGGAG GAATCCGAGTGGCTCAGGGTTACCCTGCATAAATGGTTGGATGATGAGTATTGTCCAGAGGAAACCAATGTGGAAATCAGCAAGGTTGCTGCCAAGTCATACTACGAGTCTCTGCTACAGAAACAAACCGACCTGGGCGAAATATTGTTGAAGATGGCCAAAGAATTGGAATCTATTTCCTATCAAGAAAGCTTTCATGGGGCATTCTCCTCCGCAAATGCAGCGGTGAGCTTAATTGTCCAACGTATAGAGCAGGTCTAG
- the LOC133851023 gene encoding bifunctional 3-dehydroquinate dehydratase/shikimate dehydrogenase, chloroplastic-like, with protein MAFKNNLLLCTPLECETMEEMQASMEKAKAEGADLVELCLDSMSFSHVSEVQKLIKQRTLPSIVSFRLKSSGSSGKGDCKFTCLQVLRLALELDVEFVEMDYEVASDVGMAEHVYKRADSKLIVSSYVNGGKPSTERLGHLIASMQSTGADVIKLEINVDYITDLAPVFQMLTYCQVPLIAVAVGSRGLISQLLGPKFGGFLVYGSLEGKSVPGLPTLVSLKHVYRLEYMNADTKVFGLISNPVGHSKGPILHNPAFRHTGYNGIYVPMLVDDIKEFFETYTGTDFAGFSVGIPHKEAAVGCCDEVHPLAKSIGAVNTIIRRPIDGKLIGYNTDCEACITAIEDALKDKRVENGDASHASPIAGKIFVLLGAGGAGRALAFGAKSRGARVVIFNRNYERAKALANAVSGEALPYECLDRFCPEKGMILANASAVGMEPNSDQTPVSKEALRAYELVFDAVYTPRNTRLLQEATEVGATVVSGVEMFIRQALGQFRLFTGGLAPEDFMRKLVLEQF; from the exons ATGGCATTCAAGAACAACCTTCTACTCTGCACTCCACTGGAATGCGAAACCATGGAAGAAATGCAGGCTTCCATGGAGAAAGCCAAGGCAGAAGGTGCCGACCTTGTCGAGCTTTGTCTCGATTCCATGTCATTCTCCCACGTTTCTGAGGTTCAGAAGCTCATTAAACAAAGAACTCTGCCTTCTATTGTCTCTTTCAG GCTCAAATCATCAGGGAGCTCAGGCAAAGGTGACTGCAAGTTTACCTGCTTGCAAGTTCTGAGGCTGGCTCTTGAACTAGATGTCGAATTCGTTGAGATGGACTATGAG GTGGCATCAGATGTTGGCATGGCTGAGCACGTGTACAAGCGTGCCGATAGCAAACTAATAGTATCAAGTTATGTGAATGGTGGGAAACCTTCCACTGAGAGGCTTGGTCATCTGATTGCATCTATGCAATCTACTGGAGCAGATGTTATCAAGCTTGAGATTAACGTGGATTATATCACAGATCTAGCACCAGTTTTCCAGATGCTTACTTATTGCCAG GTGCCTTTAATTGCTGTTGCAGTGGGCAGTAGAGGTCTAATAAGCCAACTGTTGGGTCCTAAATTTGGTGGTTTTTTAGTCTATGGATCTCTGGAAGGCAAATCAGTGCCTGGCTTGCCAACTTTAGTCAGCCTTAAACATGTTTACAGACTTGAATACATGAATGCAGATACAAAAGTTTTTGGTCTCATTTCGAACCCGGTAGGCCATAGCAAAGGCCCTATTCTGCACAACCCTGCCTTCAGGCACACAGGATATAATGGAATTTACGTTCCCATGCTGGTCGATGATATCAAGGAATTCTTTGAAACCTATACAGGGACTGACTTCGCAGGTTTCAG TGTTGGAATCCCACACAAGGAAGCAGCAGTTGGATGCTGTGATGAAGTGCATCCACTGGCTAAG TCCATAGGAGCTGTAAATACTATAATAAGACGGCCCATTGATGGGAAGCTGATTGGTTATAACACAGATTGTGAGGCTTGTATCACTGCAATTGAGGATGCACTAAAAG ATAAACGGGTTGAGAATGGGGATGCATCACATGCTTCTCCTATAGCTGGGAAAATTTTTGTGCTGTTGGGAGCAGGAGGTGCAGGAAGAGCACTTGCTTTTGGTGCTAAAAGTAGAGGTGCTCGTGTTGTCATATTCAACAGGAATTATG AGAGAGCAAAGGCTCTTGCAAATGCAGTTTCAGGGGAAGCTCTGCCATatgaatgtttggatagatTCTGCCCAGAGAAGGGAATGATACTTGCCAATGCCTCTGCTGTAGGAATGGAACCAAATTCAGATCAAACTCCTGTTTCAAAG GAGGCCTTGAGAGCATATGAGCTAGTTTTTGATGCGGTTTATACTCCTAGAAATACGAGGCTCTTGCAAGAGGCTACAGAGGTTGGGGCCACTGTGGTGAGTGGAGTTGAGATGTTCATCAGGCAGGCCCTTGGGCAATTTAGATTGTTCACTGGTGGCTTAG CTCCAGAAGATTTCATGCGCAAGCTTGTCCTAGAGCAATTCTGA